The stretch of DNA GGCGAAGCCGATACGGCCCCGCCTCGTGTCGTGCAGCGAGCTACGTGAGGTCTGGCGAGCTCACCAGCCGCGGTGACCGCCACGGCGCGGCCCACCGCCGCCCCCGCCGCCCCCACCACCGAAGCCGCCGCGACCGCCGCCGCCGCCGCCACCGAAGCCGCCACGGCCACCGCCGCCGCCGCCACCGGGAGCGCGCTCACGGGCCTCGTTGACCACGAGCGGACGCCCGCCCATGTTGTGGCCGTTGAGGTTGGTCATGGCTTCCTGCGCGTTCTCGTCGGGCATCTCGACGAAGCCGAAGCCTCGCGAACGCCCCGTCTCGCGATCCATGAGCACGGAGGCTGAGTTGACCTCTCCGTACTGCTCGAACAACTGACGCAACTCATCATCACCGGTCGAATAGGGGAGGTTCCCCACATACAGGCGCATTCGCGCACTCCAGACTTCCGAGACTACTTCAAACGCGCAGACGGGACCGCTCTCGGAACCAGTTCACTGCCAGCGCTGACTCCCTCGCCCGAACCACTCGGTGGAGGGATCTATCGAACGGCGATGATACCACCGTCGAGCCAGCCGCAGCGATGATCTTGCGGATTTCTCGACACTCGCCGCCCGCTTGTCCGTCTAACCCCCCGTGACCGATCCACAGGCCCCCAGCCACCCCTCAACCCAAACACGACCCGGACAACTCCGCCCCGCCCGGGTCGCGCGCAAGGTCGTCGTCCTGAGCGTCGGGATCGTCATCCTCGCCGTGGGCGCCGCCATCTCCCCCCTTCCGGGACCGGGCTTTACGATCCTCGGCCCCCTCGGGCTCGCGATCCTCGCCACCGAGTTCGCCTGGGCGAAACGCCTCCTCAAAAACTTCGACGACCGCACCGCCTTCCTCGACAAGCCCTGGCTCGCCTCCCCCTGGACGGTCGCCCTCCTCATCCCCCTCATCGCCGGGTTCTGGATCGCCGCCTACCTCGTCGCCAAGGCCAACCCCGAGCACGCCAGCACCACCTGGATGCTGTCGGGCCTCCTCTTCCTCCCCATCTCCGGCCTCGCGACCGTCATCGCCCTGACCGCCAGACGCCGCTGGCTCGCGCGAAAGAACGCGTGATCTGACCCCCCTCCCGCTCGCGGGAGGGGCAGGGGGAGGGTCTTCTCACCCGCGCCCTCCGCGCGTTGAACATCCCTCTTGCTTCCCCCTCCCCACCCCCCTTCCATTCCCCCCGTGGACATCCTCTGCAACCCGTTCGCCCTCGTCGGCGGCTTCGACCAGCACCCCTCGCTGCTCTGGGCCTACGCCGGCTTCCTCGCGCTCATCGCCGTCTTCCTCGCCCTCGACCTGGGCGTCTTCCACCGGCACGCCCATGTCGTCTCCTTCAAAGAGGCCGCGGTCTGGACCACCGTCTGGATCACCTGCGCGCTGCTCTTCAATGTCGGCGTCTACTTCCTCTACACCCACCATGTCTTCGACCTGGGGCTCGATGTCCCCGTGCTCGGCAGGCCCGGCGTCACCGAGACGCTCGACGGCGCCCGGGCCGCCAAACTCTTCTTCACCGGCTATGTCATCGAGAAATCGCTCTCGCTCGACAATGTGTTCGTCATCGCCGTCGTCTTCGCGTCGCTGGGCATCCCGCGCGAATACCAGCACCGCGTGCTGTTCTGGGGCATCCTCGGCGCGATCGTCTTCCGCGCGATCATGATCTTCGTGGGCGCCGCCCTCGTCGCGCGCTTCGCGTGGATCTCCTACCTCTTCGGCGCGATCCTCATCGGCACCGCCATCAAGATGGCCCTCGTCCGGTCAGACGCGCACGACCCCTCCACCAGCGTCGTCGTCCGGCTCTTCAAGAAGTTCTTCCCCCTCTCCGACCGCGTCGACGGCCAGCGCTTCTTCACCCACGAAAACGGCAAGCGCTTCGCCACCCCCCTGCTCCTCGCCCTCGTCCTCGTCGAGTTCACCGATGTGCTCTTCGCGATCGACTCGATCCCCGCGATCTTCGCGATCACCGCCGACCCGTTCCTCGTCCTCACCAGCAACATCTTCGCGATCCTGGGCCTCCGCGCCCTCTACTTCTGCCTGGCCGCGGCCATCACCTCGTTCCGCTACCTCAAGCCCGCCCTCGTGGTCGTGCTCCTCTTCGTGGGCGTCAAGATGATGCTGGTCCACACCGCATGGAAGATCCCCACCGATGTCTCGCTGGGCGTGATCCTGGGCACCCTGGCCGTCGGGGTGGCGGCGTCGCTGCTGCTGCGGAGAGACGAGAAGACGGGGGATGTGGGGGTGGGGGATGTGGAGGACATGCTAAAATAACCGCACGAGCGCACCAGCAATCAAACTCGCAACAATCCCGAGACCCAAGCCGGAAAAAAGCCACGCCCTAATCTGCGCACGCTTCGCGATTCGATGAATTTCTCTACCCCAGACAAACACATTTCTGGGAAACAGGAATTTGATTGCAATCGCGGCAAGACTTGCAGCAGGGGCCGAAGCGATTATGAACAAGATAAACAATAATGACGACCATCCGTACAACCGGGATCCTCTAATGTTAAGATGATAGATGCGATCATCAATCATTGCCTCAATCATGCGATGATGATCCCCCGCTTCGCGGGCCGACAGGAGCGATTGCACAATTACATCAACCTCGCCACGAACCATTCGAACTGCAAGCGAACCCAACAAAAGCACCATAAATGCAAGGAATCCTATGCCAATAAACACCCGGATTCCAAATTGCGTCGCGGCCGGGGGCCACCATGATATAATGTCCCGTTCAAGATAATCCGTGACTCGTCTAAGCAATGATTCAAGCTCAGCACGATGCTTGCCCTCGACCATCACACGAACCCCCGACACGGACCCAAGACTGATCTCAAACTTGGTGCCACCATCCATAGTCGCTAGCAATTCGATCTTCGTGATCCGGTCCGCGTTCCCGTTTTCAAGCCCAACAACATCGACTGCTTCGCCAAATTCAACAACACTATCATTCGCAAGATGAACACGATACTTTAATTCGTCCCCCGTGCCAAGATCGTCGCGAAAGAATTGATCAATCTTCTTGATCGCCTCGGCGTCGAGCCGAAATCCTCTCGAATACTTGCGCTCAAAATGTATACTTGTAGCCGCCATTGCAACCGCCTCCTTTGTAGTGAGCAGGCTTAGGGGGGGTCCTCGCCACCCAACTCGTCTGCCTGCCAACATATCAGGCCAAGACGGGTCAGGATTTTGCGTCCATGTATGACCCAACCAGTCGACCAATCACATGGGCTATAAGCGCCCCGGCAAACAAGGCCCCTAGCATTCCAACGAGTTTCAGCCCGGCACGGTACGCCTCAAGCTGGCGAATGCTCGATGCCGGAGCAAGGATCTCCACTCGGTTTTCCGCGACAACCTCGTCCGAGTTGACGAATACAATCGGTTTCACGCTGCTCAACAAACGGACCGACCACGCTGAACGCATCCAAGCATTTAGTCGAAATGCTTCTCCCGGCCGGAGATCGCCAAGTGAAATACGCTGATCTTTATCGACCGAGACGGGATCTTTCTGATGTCCATAAATGTAAGCCGGTGATTCGAAGATGATGCCTACATTGGACAACTTCTCCTTGCCGGTGTTGGTGATTACAACAGACGCTGCCTGGTATGTTCCATCTACACCCCTGAGTGCCGCAAGTTCTTTTTTAGTTCGCACCAGCCTCGCCAATATCATCAAATTATCCTGATTTTCGGGAAGAACTCCTCGCTTGGCGAACTCAATCCTCAGGTCATCGTCGTCGGCGTCGACGAGAGAGAAGGATGCTTCAAGAGTAGAATCTGTACCGCCGGCTTTGTTGCCAAGGGCATTCGCGATATCAAGAATACTTTTCTGCGCGCGATGATCCGAAACAATGTCCATATAACTGCCGACGGCCGGGGGGATGTCGAATGTGGCGGTCGAGACGCGAGCCTCCATCCTGTGTCGTGGCGTTGACCACAGCCCAGAGATCGCGGGCCCTAGAGCCAATAGCGCAACCCCCGCAATTATACTTGCAAGTACCATAACGCCAAGGTCTGAGACGAGTCGTCCCTGAGTTTTCAATGTAATACCCCTCGCTGTAGATAATAGTCGTCTATGTGAGCCTCCGCAGCATACAGCGCCCTCTTCTGCCTCTCAACCTCGGCTAGGAAGTACGGGTTCTCGCTCGCACCCACCTCGACCACCTCGACGCGCCGCCCGGCGAAGATCGTCTCCAGCGCGCGCATGAGCCCGAAGTACTCGCCGTCGAAGCCCCGCTTCACGCCCGCCTCGAACTCCACCAGAAAGTCCAGATCGCTCGTCGCCGGGTCGAACTCGCCCGTGGCCGCCGAGCCGAACAGCCACAGGTTCCGTACCCGGTGCCTCTCGCACGCGGCCCGGGTCTCCGCCAGCTTCTCGGTGACAACCTGCGCGATCATGGGATCACCTTAGCACAAGCCCCCCTCGGGGAAGAAGACCCTCCCCCTGCCCCCTCCCGCGAGCGGGAGGGGGTCCAGATTGGCCCCGCCTCCCTTCTTCTCCGGGCCTCTTCTCCCCCCTGCTCCCTACTCCCCGCTCCCTACTCCCTTCCGCTCACCATTCAGGCCCGCCCGTGTACCGCCCATACACATCCGCCAGCGCCTGCACCATCTCGCCCAGCGTGCAGTTCGCCTCGGCGCCGGCGACCAGCGCCGGCATCGTGTTCTCGTCCTTGCGCGCGGCCTGGCGAATGCCCTCGAGGGCGCGCTCGACCTCGGCCCCGTTGCGCTTGGCCTTGAACGCCGCGAGGCGCTTGACCTGCTCGGTCTCGACCTCGTCGGAGATGGTGAGGATGTCGATGGGCCGGTCCTCGCTCGAATCGGCGTAGGCGTTGACGCCCACGATGATGCGATCGCCCGCTTCGACCTCTTCGCTGAAGCGGTACGACGCCTCGGCGATCTGGCGACGGAAGTAGCCCTTGTTGATGCCCTCGACGACGCCGCCGTAGCCCCTGGGCCAGGCGCCGCCGCCCATGCGATCGATCTCGTCGATGAAGGCGAGGGCCTCTTCCTCGATCTTGTCGGTGAGGGCCTCGACGAACCACGAGCCGCCCAGCGGGTCGACGACGCGCGTGACGCCGGTCTCGTGGGCGAGGATCTGCTGCGTGCGCAGCGCGACCGTCACCGCCTGCTCGGTGGGCAGGCCCAGCGTCTCGTCCATCGAGTCGGTGTGGAGCGACTGGCACCCGCCCAGCACGCCGGCCATCGCCTGATAGGCGACGCGCACGATGTTGTTGAGGGGCTGCTGCTCGGTGAGCGAGCAGCCGGCGGTCTGGACATGGGTGCGCATGAACCACGAGCGCTCGTTCTTGGCGCCGTAGCGGTCGCGCATCATGCGGGCCCAGATGCGCCGCGCGGCGCGGAGTTTGCAGATCTCTTCGAAGAACTCGTTGTGGCTGTTGAAGAAGTAGGAGAGGCGCGGCGCGAACTCGTCGACATCCATCCCGCGCTTCATGCAGGCCTCGACATACTCCATGCCGTCGCGCAGCGTGAAGGCCAGCTCCTGGGCCGCGGTGCTGCCCGCCTCGCGGATGTGGTAGCCGCTGATCGACACGCTGTTCCAGCGCGGCACCTGGCGGCACTGGAACTCGATCGTGTCGACGACGAGTTTCACGCTCGCCTCGGGGGGATAGATGAACTCGTTCTGGGCGTGGAACTCTTTCAGGATGTCGTTCTGCAGGGTGCCGCCCAGCGTGTCCCACGAGATGCCTCGCTGCTTGGCCATCGCGAGGTACATCGCCCAGATGACGGCGGCGGGGCCGTTGATGGTCTGGCTGACGGTGACCTGATCGATGGGGATGTCGGCGTAGAGGCGGTGCATGTCCTCGATGGTGTCGATCGCGACGCCGCACTTGCCGACCTCGCCGGCGCTGAGGGCGTCGTCGCTGTCGCGCCCCATGAGGGTGGGCAGGTCGAAGGCCGTCGAGAGGCCGGTGTTGGCCTTGGTGCCGGCGCCCTGGCGGAGGATGTACTTGAAGCGCGCGTTGGTGTCGTCGGCGGAGCCGAAGCCGGCGAACTGGCGCATCGTCCACAGACGCGTGCGGTAGCCCTGGGGGAAGAGCCCTCGCGTGTAGGGGAACTGCCCGGGCGCGCCGATGTCGCGCTCGCTGTGCTTGAGCGATTCGGGCAGGCCGTCGCCCCCGAGGGCGGGCGGCCCGTAGACGGGATCAAGCACGAGCCCGGAGATCGTGACGGCGTGGGGATCGAGGTTGTCGAGCCCGGGGCCGGCGAAACGGGTCGAAGCGGAACCGTGGGGCATAGCGGTGGTCATGGCGTAGTTTAGACGGGGTGGGCGGGGCGCCGGGCGCGGGACGGCAGGGCTCCGAGGGAAGCGCATGTCCGGTGGAACGAGGGGGTTTGGGCAAAAAGACACGCGGGCCCCTCTCGGAGCCCGCGTGTTTCATTTCAGGATCGTGATCAGTGTTCACTCAGCGACGGCGGCGCGCGCCGACGAGCATGAGCCCGGCGCCGCCCATCAGGCCGGCGAGGGGGGCGGGGATGACCGCCCCTTCGAGCTCGAAGTTGGCGTGGTAGGTCTCGCCGCCGAAGAAGCTGACATTGATGTTGTCGGCGTAACCGAGGAAGTCGTTGTCCCAGCCGGAGCCGGCCTGGATAGACATCCCGACGACGACGCTGTCGGCGC from Phycisphaeraceae bacterium encodes:
- a CDS encoding RNA-binding protein, producing MRLYVGNLPYSTGDDELRQLFEQYGEVNSASVLMDRETGRSRGFGFVEMPDENAQEAMTNLNGHNMGGRPLVVNEARERAPGGGGGGGRGGFGGGGGGGRGGFGGGGGGGGGGPRRGGHRGW
- a CDS encoding PGPGW domain-containing protein → MTDPQAPSHPSTQTRPGQLRPARVARKVVVLSVGIVILAVGAAISPLPGPGFTILGPLGLAILATEFAWAKRLLKNFDDRTAFLDKPWLASPWTVALLIPLIAGFWIAAYLVAKANPEHASTTWMLSGLLFLPISGLATVIALTARRRWLARKNA
- a CDS encoding TerC family protein is translated as MDILCNPFALVGGFDQHPSLLWAYAGFLALIAVFLALDLGVFHRHAHVVSFKEAAVWTTVWITCALLFNVGVYFLYTHHVFDLGLDVPVLGRPGVTETLDGARAAKLFFTGYVIEKSLSLDNVFVIAVVFASLGIPREYQHRVLFWGILGAIVFRAIMIFVGAALVARFAWISYLFGAILIGTAIKMALVRSDAHDPSTSVVVRLFKKFFPLSDRVDGQRFFTHENGKRFATPLLLALVLVEFTDVLFAIDSIPAIFAITADPFLVLTSNIFAILGLRALYFCLAAAITSFRYLKPALVVVLLFVGVKMMLVHTAWKIPTDVSLGVILGTLAVGVAASLLLRRDEKTGDVGVGDVEDMLK
- a CDS encoding nucleotidyltransferase domain-containing protein, which translates into the protein MIAQVVTEKLAETRAACERHRVRNLWLFGSAATGEFDPATSDLDFLVEFEAGVKRGFDGEYFGLMRALETIFAGRRVEVVEVGASENPYFLAEVERQKRALYAAEAHIDDYYLQRGVLH
- a CDS encoding methylmalonyl-CoA mutase, whose translation is MTTAMPHGSASTRFAGPGLDNLDPHAVTISGLVLDPVYGPPALGGDGLPESLKHSERDIGAPGQFPYTRGLFPQGYRTRLWTMRQFAGFGSADDTNARFKYILRQGAGTKANTGLSTAFDLPTLMGRDSDDALSAGEVGKCGVAIDTIEDMHRLYADIPIDQVTVSQTINGPAAVIWAMYLAMAKQRGISWDTLGGTLQNDILKEFHAQNEFIYPPEASVKLVVDTIEFQCRQVPRWNSVSISGYHIREAGSTAAQELAFTLRDGMEYVEACMKRGMDVDEFAPRLSYFFNSHNEFFEEICKLRAARRIWARMMRDRYGAKNERSWFMRTHVQTAGCSLTEQQPLNNIVRVAYQAMAGVLGGCQSLHTDSMDETLGLPTEQAVTVALRTQQILAHETGVTRVVDPLGGSWFVEALTDKIEEEALAFIDEIDRMGGGAWPRGYGGVVEGINKGYFRRQIAEASYRFSEEVEAGDRIIVGVNAYADSSEDRPIDILTISDEVETEQVKRLAAFKAKRNGAEVERALEGIRQAARKDENTMPALVAGAEANCTLGEMVQALADVYGRYTGGPEW